One window of Methanofervidicoccus abyssi genomic DNA carries:
- a CDS encoding FprA family A-type flavoprotein translates to MKADAVKIADGVYWVGVLDWDIRKYHGYTLKGTTYNAYLVFGDEKVAIIDNTYPGTSAQMWGRVKDAFEKEGREFKIDVIVQNHVEKDHSGALPEIHKKFPEAPIYCTEVAIEGLKKHYPSLKNAPFKAVKSLESVDLGGKTLTFLEAPLLHWPDSMFTLYNEGGILFSNDAFGQHLCYPAHMRFDKDIPEYVLMDANKKFYANLITPLSKLVLKKFKEVTDLGLLEKIKMIAPSHGQIWTEPMKVIEAYQNFATGKCKDKATIIYDTMHYSTQKMAHAFAEGLMSEGIEVVMYFLHEDERSEIVKDILDSKAVLFGIPTIYDEPYPSMGDIVYYLRGLKFNRTGLKRLAVVFGSMGGNGGAVEILKKEIESCGFNVLDAYELYYVPTEDELEKCYNMGKRLAAKIKEM, encoded by the coding sequence ATGAAAGCAGATGCAGTTAAGATAGCAGATGGAGTTTATTGGGTAGGAGTACTAGACTGGGATATAAGGAAATATCATGGATATACCTTAAAGGGTACCACCTACAACGCGTACCTAGTATTTGGAGATGAGAAAGTTGCTATAATAGACAACACCTATCCAGGAACTTCTGCTCAGATGTGGGGAAGGGTAAAGGATGCTTTTGAAAAGGAAGGTAGGGAGTTCAAGATAGATGTAATAGTACAAAACCATGTAGAGAAGGATCACTCTGGAGCTCTACCTGAGATTCACAAGAAGTTTCCAGAAGCTCCAATTTACTGTACAGAGGTTGCTATTGAGGGGTTAAAGAAGCACTACCCATCTTTAAAGAATGCTCCATTCAAAGCTGTAAAGTCCTTAGAAAGTGTAGATCTCGGAGGTAAAACATTAACATTCTTAGAAGCACCACTCCTCCACTGGCCAGACAGTATGTTTACATTATACAACGAAGGAGGAATACTCTTCTCAAACGATGCATTTGGCCAGCACCTCTGCTACCCAGCACATATGAGGTTTGATAAAGACATCCCAGAGTACGTCCTGATGGATGCAAACAAGAAGTTCTACGCAAACTTGATTACACCACTCTCTAAGTTAGTATTAAAAAAGTTCAAGGAGGTTACAGACTTAGGACTCTTAGAGAAGATTAAGATGATCGCTCCATCTCATGGACAGATATGGACAGAGCCAATGAAGGTAATAGAGGCTTACCAGAACTTTGCAACTGGTAAGTGTAAAGACAAGGCTACAATAATATACGATACGATGCACTATTCAACTCAGAAGATGGCCCATGCCTTTGCAGAAGGGCTGATGAGTGAAGGTATTGAAGTGGTAATGTACTTCCTCCACGAAGATGAGAGAAGTGAAATTGTCAAGGATATCCTAGATAGTAAGGCAGTACTCTTTGGAATACCAACAATCTATGACGAGCCATATCCATCAATGGGAGATATAGTGTACTATCTTAGAGGGTTGAAGTTCAATAGAACAGGGTTGAAGAGGTTGGCAGTTGTCTTTGGATCCATGGGAGGTAATGGTGGAGCAGTTGAGATACTCAAAAAGGAAATAGAGTCCTGTGGCTTCAACGTACTTGATGCATACGAGTTGTACTACGTACCAACTGAAGATGAGTTGGAGAAGTGTTACAACATGGGTAAGAGATTGGCTGCAAAGATAAAGGAGATGTAA
- a CDS encoding substrate-binding domain-containing protein: protein MKKGILILLLGLVIVITAGFLLYYYQHQSNIRYLTISTTTSLYDTGLLDTIAEIFKRKYNIELRFIPKGTGAAIEDAKNGVCDAIMVHARSKELEFMKEGYGVNRKVFAYNFFVIVGPKDDPAGIRGLPPVEALKKIAEAGREGKIIWITRDDGSGTNTKEVYLWKLAGYNYSEIKKERWVYRTGSGMGNTLRIADTKGGYTLSDTATFLKYKKEGIIHNLDILVDKGSELINIYSIILINPKKYKKDYQDAVLLAKWLTGEEGQRVIGEFGKKEFGKPLFYPIVEVLKKREEPFFTWILKYGFIKDGDVLTECPKEFRYGKNFTFFEFKISDLEYSHTHNVLNHNGSVK, encoded by the coding sequence ATGAAGAAAGGTATCTTAATATTATTATTAGGGTTGGTAATAGTAATAACAGCAGGTTTTCTCCTTTACTACTATCAACACCAAAGTAATATTAGATATCTTACAATCTCCACTACAACAAGTCTATACGACACTGGACTTCTAGACACCATAGCAGAGATATTCAAGAGAAAGTACAACATAGAGTTGAGGTTCATTCCAAAGGGAACAGGAGCTGCCATCGAAGATGCAAAAAATGGGGTATGTGATGCTATCATGGTGCATGCTAGGAGCAAGGAGTTAGAGTTCATGAAGGAGGGCTATGGAGTAAATAGAAAGGTTTTTGCATATAACTTCTTTGTTATTGTAGGTCCCAAGGACGATCCTGCAGGGATCAGAGGACTTCCACCAGTTGAGGCTCTTAAGAAGATCGCAGAGGCGGGAAGAGAAGGTAAGATAATATGGATTACGAGGGACGACGGTTCAGGTACTAACACCAAGGAGGTATATCTCTGGAAGTTAGCAGGATACAACTACTCAGAGATAAAAAAGGAGAGATGGGTGTATAGGACAGGATCTGGGATGGGCAATACACTTCGAATAGCTGATACCAAGGGGGGCTATACTCTATCAGATACGGCAACATTTCTCAAGTACAAAAAGGAGGGAATAATACATAACTTAGATATACTAGTTGATAAAGGGAGTGAGTTGATAAATATATACAGTATAATTCTAATAAACCCTAAAAAGTACAAGAAGGATTATCAGGATGCTGTTCTTCTAGCTAAGTGGCTAACGGGAGAGGAGGGACAGAGGGTAATTGGGGAATTTGGTAAGAAGGAATTTGGAAAACCTCTATTCTACCCTATTGTAGAGGTACTGAAAAAGAGGGAGGAGCCTTTCTTTACCTGGATACTGAAGTATGGATTTATAAAGGATGGAGATGTTTTAACAGAGTGTCCAAAGGAGTTTAGATATGGGAAGAACTTTACATTCTTTGAATTTAAAATATCTGATTTAGAATATAGCCATACACATAACGTTTTAAACCATAATGGCAGTGTAAAGTGA
- a CDS encoding ABC transporter permease gives MAWDYIVKGFLKAFELIISGNPELYDILLRSIKVSGLATLYAGLIGIPIGVILGLSDFKGKNVIKSIFNGLMGIPTVVLGLILYLFLAPTGPLGFLNLLYTTTGISLGQMMLILPIVVSITANFIESIEEDVRYLALTLGADKTQMMMKVIEEASPGILLSLMAAFNRAIAELGIALMIGGNIFVEGGNMNTRVLTTAIQMYVTRGEISMAIALGIILLSLVYLISVIVNYIQRRWADS, from the coding sequence ATGGCCTGGGACTATATAGTTAAGGGGTTTCTTAAAGCCTTTGAACTTATAATAAGTGGAAATCCTGAACTTTACGATATACTTCTTAGAAGTATAAAGGTATCTGGATTAGCTACTTTATACGCTGGGCTAATAGGTATTCCCATAGGAGTCATTCTGGGACTCTCAGATTTTAAAGGTAAAAATGTTATAAAGTCCATTTTTAACGGGTTGATGGGTATTCCTACTGTAGTACTTGGACTTATTCTCTATCTATTCTTGGCACCTACTGGACCCTTAGGATTTCTAAACCTACTTTACACTACTACAGGTATAAGTCTTGGCCAGATGATGCTGATTTTACCTATTGTTGTGAGTATTACAGCAAATTTTATAGAGAGTATAGAAGAAGATGTAAGATACTTGGCACTAACTTTAGGGGCAGATAAAACCCAGATGATGATGAAGGTTATCGAGGAAGCTTCTCCAGGTATATTATTGTCCCTGATGGCTGCATTCAACAGGGCTATTGCAGAATTGGGAATAGCCCTTATGATAGGAGGTAACATCTTTGTAGAAGGAGGGAATATGAACACAAGGGTACTAACTACAGCAATTCAGATGTACGTCACAAGGGGAGAAATAAGTATGGCAATTGCACTGGGAATCATACTACTGTCTCTAGTATATCTTATATCCGTGATAGTAAATTATATACAGAGAAGGTGGGCAGACTCATGA
- a CDS encoding energy-coupling factor ABC transporter ATP-binding protein, whose amino-acid sequence MMVLKGIFKTFGDKIVLKDVNLTVNKGEIFAILGYSGAGKTTLLKILSALDVDFRGIYLFKDIDVRKYPEKVRKYITMVFQNPVMFKGTVFENVAYGLKVRGYSKNYIKEKVDRVLESLGILELRDKNAKRLSGGERQRVGIARALVLDVDVYIFDEPTSNLDIENIKVIEGAIKELKKKGKTIIVTTHDLLQARRLSDRVAYIEKGEIVEVGETEKVFKYPKDERTYRFVSGMF is encoded by the coding sequence ATGATGGTTCTAAAGGGTATTTTTAAAACCTTTGGAGATAAGATTGTCCTTAAGGATGTTAATCTTACAGTAAATAAGGGGGAGATCTTTGCGATTTTAGGATATAGTGGTGCTGGAAAAACCACCTTACTTAAGATACTCTCAGCTTTAGACGTTGATTTTAGAGGAATCTATCTATTTAAAGATATAGATGTTAGAAAATACCCTGAAAAGGTAAGAAAATATATAACTATGGTCTTTCAGAACCCTGTAATGTTTAAAGGTACAGTCTTTGAAAATGTAGCCTACGGGTTAAAGGTTAGGGGATACAGTAAGAATTATATTAAAGAGAAGGTAGATAGGGTGTTGGAATCTCTTGGAATCTTGGAGTTGAGAGATAAAAATGCTAAGAGGTTAAGTGGTGGAGAAAGGCAAAGGGTTGGAATAGCGAGGGCTTTAGTGTTGGACGTAGACGTATATATCTTTGACGAGCCGACATCTAACTTAGATATAGAGAATATCAAAGTTATAGAAGGTGCTATAAAGGAGTTGAAGAAAAAGGGGAAAACTATAATAGTTACAACTCATGATCTCCTTCAGGCTCGGAGGTTGTCAGACAGGGTAGCTTATATAGAAAAGGGGGAAATCGTTGAGGTTGGTGAGACTGAGAAGGTATTCAAGTATCCGAAAGATGAAAGAACCTATAGGTTTGTAAGTGGTATGTTTTGA
- a CDS encoding metal-dependent hydrolase has translation MICWYGHACFKVDGVLVDPFIPNPLCSIDYDKVVEGVEVIAVTHGHSDHLGSTVEISRRYNIPVVSNHEISVYLGKRGVTAEGMNIGGTVKIKNSKLTMVKAEHSSDIDENTPGGVATGYIINDRVYHAGDTGLFGDMKLIGEIYNPKVVLLPVGGRYTMGPEEAVKAVEYLNPKIFIPMHYNTFPLIEQDISGLVKKVEEMGVKVIVPKVGECMDI, from the coding sequence ATGATATGTTGGTACGGCCATGCATGTTTTAAAGTAGATGGAGTGCTGGTAGATCCCTTCATTCCAAACCCTCTTTGTAGTATAGACTATGATAAGGTTGTAGAAGGTGTAGAAGTTATAGCTGTAACCCATGGACACAGTGATCACCTTGGAAGTACAGTGGAGATCTCTAGGAGGTACAACATCCCTGTTGTATCTAATCATGAGATTTCTGTATACTTGGGAAAACGAGGAGTCACTGCAGAAGGGATGAACATAGGAGGGACTGTTAAAATAAAGAACTCAAAATTAACAATGGTTAAGGCGGAACATTCCTCAGATATAGATGAAAATACACCTGGTGGAGTGGCTACAGGGTATATAATTAACGACAGGGTCTATCACGCAGGAGATACTGGGTTATTTGGAGATATGAAACTTATAGGAGAGATCTATAATCCAAAAGTGGTACTCCTTCCAGTAGGTGGAAGATACACGATGGGACCAGAGGAAGCAGTGAAAGCTGTAGAATACCTCAATCCAAAGATATTTATACCTATGCATTACAACACCTTCCCACTGATAGAACAGGATATCTCAGGTCTAGTAAAGAAAGTAGAGGAAATGGGAGTTAAGGTAATTGTACCTAAAGTTGGAGAATGTATGGATATTTAG
- a CDS encoding (5-formylfuran-3-yl)methyl phosphate synthase, with amino-acid sequence MRILISPKDIEEAKEAIEGGADIIDVKNPLEGSLGANFPWVIREIRNITPKDRLVSATVGDVPYKPGTVALAAVGAAISGADYIKVGLYGTKSYREAVDVMNKVVKAVKEIDENKIVVAAGYADAYRVGAVDPLIIPKVARDSGCDVAMLDTAVKDGKRLFDHLNRELISEFVEEVHNYGLECALAGSIRKEDIPVLKEIGCDIVGIRGAACTKGDRNNGKIKKELVEELVKLCKNGDK; translated from the coding sequence ATGAGAATACTTATCAGTCCAAAAGATATAGAAGAGGCTAAAGAAGCCATTGAAGGTGGGGCGGATATTATAGATGTTAAAAATCCGTTAGAGGGTTCCTTAGGTGCAAACTTTCCATGGGTAATAAGAGAGATCAGAAATATTACTCCAAAGGATCGTTTAGTTAGTGCAACGGTAGGAGATGTACCTTATAAACCTGGGACTGTGGCCCTTGCAGCAGTTGGGGCTGCTATAAGCGGGGCAGATTATATAAAAGTTGGGCTCTATGGGACAAAATCCTACAGGGAGGCTGTGGATGTAATGAATAAAGTTGTGAAAGCAGTTAAAGAGATTGACGAGAATAAGATAGTTGTAGCTGCAGGATATGCCGATGCTTACAGGGTAGGGGCAGTAGATCCTCTTATAATACCTAAGGTTGCCAGAGATTCTGGATGTGATGTTGCGATGTTAGATACTGCAGTTAAAGACGGTAAGAGGTTATTTGACCACTTGAATAGAGAATTGATCTCTGAATTTGTGGAGGAAGTACATAACTACGGCTTAGAATGTGCATTGGCAGGTTCTATAAGGAAAGAAGATATACCTGTATTAAAGGAAATAGGGTGTGATATAGTGGGAATTAGGGGAGCAGCATGTACTAAGGGAGACAGAAACAACGGTAAAATAAAAAAGGAGTTAGTTGAGGAGTTAGTAAAACTATGTAAAAATGGAGATAAATAA
- a CDS encoding ABC transporter substrate-binding protein gives MKGKDTIYFTIISLIVLTLIPISFGFQMGDINGDGKVDIADVMYLFKHRNEPLGVGDLNCDDTINIADVVYLFKNYERFRSPVVFATKFTLEPNWDNGYCYLEDSKKNKFLLVINGSTAPDIPGATKITVPVHRVVTIFYSPVISTADILGKYHDTIKGAPKYAILDSPKLTELYKEGKVLDIGSANSMNYEVVLNVSPDIAFLGGWTSHDEMETKLRKLGIPVARCFAYEEPTYLGRIEWIKFVAAFWGKDAYKKADEYFQKAWYERNNLLRTVAKSDTYPTVVNFWKWSDTSTPSVPEAQNFYARLIDLFHGRYVFSDIPGTGSTKIDTETFLERAENADVVILRTTKNITSKEDLLKAYPNSGFENFKAFKDGRFYVSKPDYYVWETKDPIGYMRDYAKMIHPELFPDGDNNLKYYVKIK, from the coding sequence ATGAAAGGAAAAGACACAATCTACTTTACCATAATATCTTTAATAGTATTAACATTAATTCCCATATCGTTTGGGTTTCAAATGGGAGATATAAATGGAGATGGAAAGGTAGATATTGCAGACGTGATGTATCTGTTTAAACACAGAAACGAGCCTCTTGGAGTAGGAGATTTAAACTGTGATGATACCATAAACATTGCAGACGTGGTGTATCTATTTAAAAACTACGAGAGATTTAGAAGTCCTGTAGTATTTGCTACGAAATTCACCTTAGAACCAAACTGGGATAATGGATATTGTTATTTAGAGGATTCCAAAAAGAATAAATTTTTACTAGTGATAAATGGAAGTACAGCACCTGATATCCCAGGTGCAACAAAGATAACAGTCCCAGTACATAGAGTAGTCACTATATTTTATTCACCTGTAATTTCGACGGCTGATATATTGGGTAAGTACCACGATACCATAAAAGGAGCCCCTAAATATGCTATACTCGACTCTCCTAAACTTACAGAACTTTACAAGGAAGGTAAGGTACTAGATATTGGTTCTGCTAATAGTATGAACTACGAGGTAGTGCTTAACGTATCTCCAGATATAGCATTCCTAGGAGGTTGGACATCTCATGACGAAATGGAAACAAAGTTAAGAAAGTTAGGTATACCTGTAGCAAGGTGTTTTGCCTACGAAGAACCTACATACCTTGGAAGAATAGAGTGGATAAAATTCGTCGCAGCCTTCTGGGGTAAGGATGCATACAAGAAAGCAGATGAATACTTCCAGAAAGCCTGGTACGAGAGGAACAACCTATTAAGAACTGTAGCAAAATCAGATACCTACCCAACTGTGGTTAATTTCTGGAAATGGAGTGATACAAGTACTCCTTCTGTTCCAGAGGCTCAGAATTTCTACGCAAGATTAATAGATTTATTCCACGGTAGGTATGTATTCAGCGACATACCTGGAACAGGTTCTACAAAGATAGACACTGAAACCTTCCTAGAGAGAGCAGAAAATGCTGATGTAGTTATATTAAGAACAACTAAAAACATCACTAGTAAAGAGGATTTATTAAAGGCATATCCTAACTCAGGGTTTGAGAATTTCAAGGCTTTTAAAGATGGAAGATTCTATGTATCAAAACCAGATTACTATGTATGGGAGACAAAGGATCCTATAGGATACATGAGAGATTACGCTAAGATGATACATCCTGAGCTGTTCCCCGATGGGGATAATAATTTAAAATATTATGTAAAAATTAAGTAA
- the cobN gene encoding cobaltochelatase subunit CobN: protein MIRIAFVSTIDSDDLIFEEAYEKVKDYLEFRILNSNYSEEEFKEFLEFVKKSNVVFTKLMGGKDTFKGFDKLKKVTQKYNIPFIPLPTVNEVHPDLLDAITVDEEVREKVMKYLSYEGVENYKNLLLYLASTFGNSSIKYDEPKPTPWQGIYYRGKYFEDLKKYLSFLGISEEELKEKPTIGILFYRNWFIANNIDYVDYLIDIIERKGGIPIGVFSSHLKNDLGALGTLETFKRFFYINGKSVIDVLINTTMFTLSMGIRDDYLEEEPQFLKELNTPILQGIISTGYIEEWEGSKRGLNPIDLVIGMAMPEFDGAIIHFPIGGKKKIKEGRVGVPIVKYKPIRDRCEKIVDLALKYADLKLKNNRNKKIAIIFHNYPPRNDKIASAFGLDSPESVVNIMKELKKRGFLVEKLYKNGNELIENMLNYVTNDKRFLTEEKIKKSVGSVDREAYEKWFNSLSEKVRKELIEHWGSIPGDVMNFNGELIIPGIINGNIFISLQPPRGFGEDPSKIYHCPDLPPSHYYIAFYKWIRDVFKADAIIHMGKHGSLEWLPGKCVGLSKDCYPDINMELPNIYPYIVNNPGEGTQAKRRSYATIISHLIPPMTISDLYGELSELEGCIEEYYEVESKEKREFLRKRILEKIKELKLDEDLLDGRVIEKVDIEFEELLDKIHDYLEEIKYRQINEGLHIMGVPLEEEKLINMIFMIVKYQFDYLKMISEVLNYNWEELNEHPGKYQKLIDEVYKYGISLLQEYSRYNFQEECIDRLKTFPINNNLRNVLKIVSKIYRKLMSVEEEIKHTVDALEGCYVPPRVAGAPTKDINCLPTGRNFYSCNPQEIPTKSAYEMGKRLAEDLIRKYLEEEGKYPEYLGIVIWGSPTMRTRGDDIGEVLYLLGVKPVWNKMGRVTGIEVIPLEELKRPRIDVTLRVSGLFRDTFPQVIELIDEAIRKVANLPEPEEMNFVKKHYREEVEEKIKKGIDEKIAREISLYRIFSDKPGTYGAGVANLIDEKNWKSIEDLAKVYVQWGGYAYGKGVYGVDAREEFINRLSKIELTVKNEDSQEWDIFEGDDFNSYHGGLIAAVTYYSGRQPKSYVGDTSNRGRIKTKHLKEEGKLIFRSKIMNPKWIKGMKRHGYKGAADFSKYIDNIFAWDCTSNIIDDWMYEEIANRYVFDKDMEEFFRKNNPYALMNIIERLLEAIERDKWKACKEMKENLRRKYLEIEGMVEEKL, encoded by the coding sequence ATGATAAGGATAGCCTTTGTATCTACGATAGATAGTGATGACTTGATTTTTGAAGAAGCTTATGAAAAGGTTAAAGATTACTTGGAATTTAGAATATTAAACAGCAATTACAGTGAAGAGGAATTTAAGGAGTTCTTGGAATTTGTTAAAAAATCCAACGTAGTATTTACAAAACTTATGGGAGGAAAAGATACCTTTAAGGGTTTTGACAAATTGAAAAAAGTTACTCAAAAGTATAACATTCCATTCATACCTCTACCTACAGTAAATGAGGTACATCCTGATCTCTTGGATGCCATCACTGTAGATGAAGAAGTTAGGGAAAAAGTGATGAAGTATCTAAGTTACGAAGGTGTTGAAAACTATAAAAATTTACTCCTATATCTGGCAAGTACCTTTGGAAATAGTTCTATAAAATACGATGAGCCAAAACCTACACCTTGGCAGGGGATATACTACAGAGGTAAATACTTTGAAGATCTGAAAAAATATCTATCATTTTTAGGAATATCTGAGGAGGAGTTAAAAGAGAAACCCACTATTGGAATACTATTCTATAGAAACTGGTTTATTGCAAATAATATCGACTATGTGGATTATCTTATAGATATCATCGAGAGAAAAGGTGGTATTCCTATAGGGGTATTTTCTTCCCATTTAAAAAATGACTTAGGAGCACTTGGTACCTTGGAGACATTTAAGAGATTCTTCTATATAAATGGAAAATCTGTTATAGATGTTCTAATAAATACAACGATGTTTACACTCTCCATGGGGATAAGGGATGACTACTTAGAAGAGGAACCTCAATTTTTGAAAGAACTTAACACACCGATACTTCAGGGTATAATATCTACTGGATACATTGAGGAGTGGGAAGGATCTAAGAGAGGCCTTAATCCCATAGATCTCGTTATCGGCATGGCTATGCCTGAGTTTGACGGGGCAATTATACACTTCCCAATAGGAGGGAAGAAAAAAATTAAGGAGGGTAGAGTTGGAGTTCCTATTGTAAAGTACAAACCTATTAGAGATAGATGTGAAAAGATAGTGGATCTAGCATTGAAATATGCAGATCTGAAGTTAAAGAATAACAGGAATAAGAAAATTGCAATAATATTCCACAACTATCCACCGAGAAACGATAAGATCGCGTCTGCCTTTGGGCTGGACAGTCCAGAGAGTGTAGTCAATATAATGAAGGAATTGAAGAAAAGGGGTTTCCTTGTAGAGAAATTGTACAAGAATGGGAACGAACTTATCGAAAATATGTTAAACTATGTAACCAACGATAAAAGATTCCTAACTGAGGAGAAGATAAAGAAGTCTGTAGGTAGTGTAGATAGGGAAGCTTATGAGAAGTGGTTCAACAGTCTATCTGAGAAGGTTAGAAAGGAGTTAATAGAACATTGGGGTTCTATACCTGGAGATGTTATGAACTTTAACGGAGAATTGATAATTCCAGGTATAATAAATGGGAATATATTCATATCTCTTCAACCTCCAAGAGGTTTTGGAGAAGATCCATCGAAAATATACCACTGCCCAGATCTACCTCCATCTCACTACTATATCGCATTCTATAAGTGGATCAGGGATGTTTTTAAGGCAGATGCTATTATCCACATGGGAAAACATGGTAGTTTAGAGTGGCTACCAGGGAAATGTGTTGGACTTTCCAAGGACTGTTATCCAGATATAAATATGGAACTTCCGAATATTTATCCATATATTGTAAATAACCCTGGTGAAGGTACCCAGGCTAAGAGAAGATCCTACGCTACAATAATCTCCCACCTGATACCTCCAATGACTATCTCAGATCTCTATGGAGAACTCTCTGAACTGGAGGGATGTATAGAGGAATACTACGAAGTAGAGAGTAAGGAGAAAAGAGAATTTTTAAGGAAAAGGATACTGGAAAAGATTAAGGAGTTGAAACTAGATGAAGATCTTTTAGATGGGAGAGTTATAGAAAAAGTAGATATTGAATTTGAGGAGCTACTGGATAAGATCCATGACTACTTGGAGGAGATAAAGTACAGACAGATAAACGAGGGGCTCCATATTATGGGGGTTCCCTTAGAGGAGGAGAAGTTAATAAATATGATATTTATGATAGTGAAGTACCAGTTTGATTATTTGAAGATGATATCAGAGGTGCTAAATTACAACTGGGAGGAGTTAAATGAACACCCAGGTAAATATCAAAAGTTGATAGACGAGGTATATAAATACGGTATATCCCTCCTTCAGGAGTACAGTAGGTACAACTTCCAGGAGGAGTGTATAGACAGATTGAAAACCTTCCCTATAAATAACAACTTAAGGAACGTTTTGAAGATTGTATCTAAGATCTACAGAAAATTGATGAGTGTGGAGGAAGAGATAAAACATACCGTAGATGCCCTTGAGGGATGTTATGTGCCTCCAAGAGTGGCTGGGGCCCCTACTAAGGACATAAACTGTCTCCCAACTGGTAGGAACTTCTACTCCTGTAATCCCCAGGAGATACCTACAAAATCGGCCTACGAGATGGGGAAGAGACTTGCAGAGGATCTTATAAGGAAGTATTTAGAAGAAGAGGGGAAATACCCCGAGTACTTAGGAATAGTAATATGGGGATCTCCTACCATGAGGACGAGGGGAGATGATATTGGAGAAGTACTCTACCTCTTAGGGGTTAAACCAGTATGGAACAAGATGGGGAGAGTTACAGGCATAGAAGTGATTCCATTAGAAGAGTTGAAGAGACCAAGGATAGATGTCACACTGAGGGTGAGCGGACTGTTCAGAGACACTTTTCCACAGGTTATTGAACTTATAGACGAGGCTATAAGGAAGGTTGCAAACCTTCCAGAGCCTGAGGAGATGAACTTTGTTAAGAAGCACTACAGGGAGGAAGTTGAGGAGAAGATAAAAAAAGGTATAGATGAGAAGATAGCAAGGGAAATAAGCCTCTACAGAATATTCAGTGATAAACCAGGCACCTATGGGGCAGGGGTTGCCAATTTAATAGATGAAAAGAACTGGAAATCTATAGAGGATCTAGCTAAAGTTTATGTCCAGTGGGGGGGATACGCCTACGGTAAGGGGGTCTATGGAGTGGATGCAAGGGAGGAGTTTATAAACCGTTTATCTAAGATAGAACTAACTGTAAAGAACGAGGACTCCCAAGAGTGGGATATCTTCGAGGGGGATGACTTTAACAGTTATCATGGAGGACTGATTGCTGCAGTTACATACTACTCAGGGAGACAGCCTAAAAGTTATGTTGGAGACACGTCTAACAGGGGTAGGATAAAAACAAAACATCTAAAAGAAGAAGGAAAACTTATATTCAGAAGTAAAATAATGAATCCAAAGTGGATAAAGGGCATGAAGAGACATGGATACAAGGGAGCTGCAGACTTTTCCAAATATATAGATAACATATTTGCTTGGGACTGTACCTCCAACATTATCGATGACTGGATGTACGAGGAGATCGCCAATAGGTATGTGTTTGATAAAGATATGGAGGAATTTTTCAGGAAAAACAATCCATACGCCCTTATGAACATTATAGAACGACTTTTAGAGGCTATAGAAAGAGATAAATGGAAGGCCTGTAAGGAGATGAAAGAAAATTTAAGGAGAAAATACTTAGAGATCGAAGGTATGGTAGAGGAGAAACTCTAA